A single genomic interval of Bacillota bacterium harbors:
- a CDS encoding cupin domain-containing protein, with product MTVYEISQAAAPALGAHSKEVLEEAKTHKALVIRVDAGATIPPCVMGSHTFFFIVSGGGTITVDGVSTTISAGQLVSIEPGAERSVKAEDSMTVLAIQVHMPTD from the coding sequence ATGACTGTATACGAGATTTCGCAGGCTGCTGCGCCTGCGCTGGGGGCGCACAGCAAAGAAGTTCTGGAAGAGGCTAAGACCCACAAGGCCCTTGTGATTCGAGTGGATGCGGGCGCTACGATCCCTCCATGCGTCATGGGAAGCCATACCTTCTTCTTCATTGTGAGCGGAGGGGGTACCATAACAGTCGACGGCGTCTCCACGACGATTTCCGCCGGTCAGCTTGTCAGCATCGAGCCCGGCGCCGAGCGCAGCGTCAAAGCTGAGGACAGCATGACGGTGCTTGCGATCCAGGTGCACATGCCGACCGACTAG
- a CDS encoding MoaD/ThiS family protein, which translates to MPIVVSVKLVTPWNEPAEDIELEDGSSLADAILKFLQLRKRKAHSELEKSLLEPEPDVLLKTSAVTVNKTMCDSKADLASVGIKQGDQIALVPPVLGG; encoded by the coding sequence GTGCCGATTGTGGTATCGGTGAAGCTTGTGACGCCTTGGAACGAGCCGGCCGAGGACATAGAGCTCGAAGATGGTTCTAGCCTGGCCGATGCTATCCTGAAATTTCTGCAACTTCGAAAACGCAAGGCCCATTCGGAGCTTGAGAAGTCCCTTCTGGAACCTGAACCCGATGTGCTTCTGAAGACAAGCGCGGTCACGGTCAATAAGACGATGTGCGATTCAAAGGCGGACCTTGCGAGCGTTGGGATCAAGCAGGGCGATCAGATCGCTCTGGTTCCTCCGGTGCTCGGGGGGTAG